From the genome of Clavibacter nebraskensis NCPPB 2581:
CCATCACGTGGCCGCGCGTGGGGATCCGCATCGACCTCCCCGCGAGCGTCACCAACGCGGAGTGGTTCGGCACGGGCCCGTTCGAGTCGTACCCCGACTCGCGCCGCGCGGCCCTCGTCGGCCGGTTCTCGTCGCTCGTCGACGACCTCGGCGCCGTGTACTCGACGCCGCAGGAGACCGGCCACCGCAGCGACCTGCGCGAGCTCGAGCTCGGCACGTTCGACGGCGAGCACGGCATCGTGATCGCGGCCCGGCCCGACACCGCGGGCCGCCGCCCCGGCTTCACGGCCTCGCGCCACACGCCGCAGGAGCTCGACCGCGCGGCGCACCCGCACGAGCTGCCCGCGAGCGAGGCGGTGCACCTGTACATCGACGCCGCGCAGCACGGGCTCGGATCCCGCGCGTGCGGCCTCGACGTGCTGCCCGAGCACCAGCTCTGGCCGTCGGCCCGCACGCTGGAGCTGACGATCCGCAGCCGCTGACGACCGCGGCGGCGGGCCCTCCGGGGTCCGCCGCCGCATCCGACGCGGCCCGACCGCACGACACGCTCGCTCTCCGGCCGGAGGGCGGGCAAGCTGGAGACGACGGCGTCCGATGGCGGGCGCGAGGAGGACGCATGACCGACACCATCGAGCAGGGCACCGCGGGCACCAACTGGGCCGGCAACTACGCGTACAGGGCCCGCGAGGTCCACGCGCCGACGAGCGTCGAGGAGCTGCGCGCGATCGTGCGCGACGCTCCCCGCATCCGCGTCCTCGGATCCCGCCACTCGTTCAACGACATCGCCGACTCGGACGTGCTGGTCTCGCTCGCCGAGCTGCCGGCCGACCTCGTAATCGACCGCGACGCCAGCACCGTCACCTTCTCCGCGGGCCTCGCCTACGGGAAGCTCGCCGAGCTCCTCGGCGAGGAGGGCCTCGCGATCCACAACCTCGCGTCGCTGCCGCACATCTCGGTCGGCGGCGCGATCGCGACGGCGACGCACGGATCCGGCATCGGCAACGGCAACCTCGGCACGGCCGTCGCGGCCCTCGAGCTGATCACGGCCGACGGTGAGACCGTCACGTACCGCCGCGGGGACGACGACTTCGACGGCGTGGTCGTGGGCCTCGGCGCGCTCGGCGTCGTCACGCGCGTCACCCTCGATGTCGAGCCCGCCTACCTCGTGCGCCAGCGCGTGTTCGAGGGCCTGTCGTGGGACGCGTTCGACGAGAACCTCGAGGACGTCTTCGGCGGCGCGTACAGCGTCAGCGTCTTCACGCGCTTCGGCGAGGCCACCGACCAGGTGTGGCTGAAGAGCCGCGTGCAGCTCGACGTCGACGGCCAGCCCGAGGACGAGGTCGTCGTGGCCGACTACTTCGGAGCGCCCGCCGCCACCGAGGAGCGCCACCCCATCCTCGGCATCGACCCCGTCAACAGCACGTCGCAGCTCGGCGTCGTGGGCCTCTGGTCCGACCGCCTCTCGCACTTCAAGATGGGCTTCACGCCGAGCGACGGCGAGGAGATCCAGTCGGAGTTCCACGTGCCGCTCGACCGGGCCGTCGAGGCAGTGCGGGCGCTGCGCGCCATGGGCGACCGGATCCGCCCGATCCTCCTCGTGTGCGAGCTGCGCGCGGTCGCCGAGGACCGGCTGTGGCTGAGCCCCCAGTACGGGCAGACCACCATCGGCCTGCACTTCACGTGGAAGCGCGACCAGGAGGCCGTCGAGGCGGTGCTCGTCGAGCTCGAGGCGGCCATCCGGCCGTTCGGCGCGCGCCCGCACTGGGGCAAGGTCTTCACCGCCGAGGCCGCCGACATCGCCCCGCTGTAC
Proteins encoded in this window:
- a CDS encoding D-arabinono-1,4-lactone oxidase produces the protein MTDTIEQGTAGTNWAGNYAYRAREVHAPTSVEELRAIVRDAPRIRVLGSRHSFNDIADSDVLVSLAELPADLVIDRDASTVTFSAGLAYGKLAELLGEEGLAIHNLASLPHISVGGAIATATHGSGIGNGNLGTAVAALELITADGETVTYRRGDDDFDGVVVGLGALGVVTRVTLDVEPAYLVRQRVFEGLSWDAFDENLEDVFGGAYSVSVFTRFGEATDQVWLKSRVQLDVDGQPEDEVVVADYFGAPAATEERHPILGIDPVNSTSQLGVVGLWSDRLSHFKMGFTPSDGEEIQSEFHVPLDRAVEAVRALRAMGDRIRPILLVCELRAVAEDRLWLSPQYGQTTIGLHFTWKRDQEAVEAVLVELEAAIRPFGARPHWGKVFTAEAADIAPLYPRLGDFLALAERLDPEAKFRNAWFERSLRG